In Carnobacterium sp. CP1, the following are encoded in one genomic region:
- a CDS encoding PQQ-dependent sugar dehydrogenase: MKKMKKWLLLVPLVLVACSRVDEMQESSQTEASVSQSEVSSSENAESKTTTEKEFEPASVEVVEAYPNLMFEEPLYYTTTNDQDNTAFVVERTGKIRYFENKMDTKETITFIDLSSKINMEGNEMGLLGLAFHPDFDQNGYFFVNYTSNDGTVIARFEADPETLEVKMETESTVLTFPQPYANHNGGHLAFGPDGYLYIGVGDGGGSGDPEGNAQDLNELYGKLLRIDVDQSNNGQAYGIPADNPFTANTDDYREEIYAYGLRNPWRFSFDTEKDRLWLADVGENTIEEIDWIENGLNYGWNLKEGTNEFNPAGTVNPTELRDPIFEYDHAEGQSITGGYVYPGKENPSLTGSYIYGDFVSGKVWALWKPDEATEGKNVELADTDLMISSFGVTQDGELVIVDFNGKLYTVEEKD; the protein is encoded by the coding sequence ATGAAAAAGATGAAGAAATGGCTATTGCTAGTTCCTTTAGTGTTGGTGGCTTGTTCCCGTGTGGATGAAATGCAAGAGAGTTCTCAAACCGAAGCCTCTGTTTCTCAATCGGAAGTGTCTAGTTCAGAAAATGCGGAGTCCAAAACAACGACAGAAAAAGAATTTGAGCCAGCAAGTGTCGAAGTGGTAGAGGCTTATCCGAATTTGATGTTTGAAGAGCCGTTGTATTACACAACAACCAATGATCAAGACAATACAGCTTTTGTAGTGGAACGAACGGGGAAGATCCGGTATTTTGAAAACAAAATGGATACTAAAGAAACAATTACCTTTATTGATTTAAGCAGTAAAATCAATATGGAAGGAAATGAGATGGGTCTTTTAGGACTGGCGTTTCATCCCGATTTCGACCAAAACGGTTATTTTTTTGTGAATTATACTTCCAATGACGGTACAGTGATTGCTAGATTTGAAGCAGATCCAGAAACGCTTGAAGTAAAGATGGAAACGGAATCGACTGTGTTGACCTTTCCGCAACCTTACGCCAATCATAACGGCGGACATCTAGCATTTGGTCCAGATGGTTATTTGTATATTGGCGTTGGCGACGGTGGAGGAAGCGGAGACCCAGAAGGAAACGCGCAAGACTTAAACGAACTCTATGGCAAATTGCTGCGCATCGATGTTGATCAATCCAATAATGGGCAAGCTTACGGGATACCGGCAGATAATCCCTTTACAGCCAATACAGACGACTACCGCGAAGAAATCTATGCTTATGGCTTACGGAATCCATGGCGTTTTAGTTTCGATACGGAAAAGGATCGGCTTTGGTTAGCAGATGTCGGGGAGAATACCATTGAAGAAATCGATTGGATTGAAAATGGACTGAACTATGGATGGAATTTGAAAGAAGGAACCAATGAATTTAACCCAGCTGGAACTGTAAATCCAACTGAATTAAGAGATCCTATTTTTGAGTACGACCATGCAGAAGGACAGTCCATCACTGGTGGGTATGTTTATCCTGGCAAAGAAAATCCAAGTTTAACCGGCAGCTATATCTATGGCGATTTTGTTTCTGGTAAGGTTTGGGCGTTATGGAAGCCCGATGAAGCAACTGAAGGTAAAAACGTAGAATTGGCGGATACGGATTTGATGATTTCGTCATTTGGCGTAACTCAAGATGGAGAATTAGTAATCGTTGATTTTAACGGGAAACTGTATACGGTGGAAGAGAAAGATTGA
- a CDS encoding ABC transporter permease, which yields MQKKHPWVSNAILFILSFVLVLPLIGTLLNSLFRDFTSIVPKGFTLSFYAELFTGDNQLLPVLLRTVVIAVVPTVILLVLLLLAMYAVQVYFPKLDKYLDILSKIPYGIQGVILAVSILSLYTGGGGILSNRILLLICAYCIIILPYMYQGIKNALLTIEVLPILEAAEILGANKVYAYFRIVVPSMMKGLFATMLLSIGILFGDFVLVNILAGSYYKTMGIYLNEIRGSSGHAASAVSVIMFLVMLGLSFGVNQLNKDTKTKRKSAKQKQAVKAVKIGSSAEKERAKHELYRV from the coding sequence ATGCAGAAAAAACATCCATGGGTCAGCAATGCGATTCTGTTTATCCTCTCATTTGTTCTAGTCTTGCCGCTGATTGGAACTCTTTTAAACTCCCTCTTCAGAGACTTCACGAGCATCGTTCCAAAAGGATTCACGTTATCATTTTACGCTGAATTGTTTACGGGCGACAATCAGCTGCTGCCGGTATTGCTGCGGACAGTAGTGATTGCGGTGGTGCCGACGGTGATTTTACTAGTGCTATTGCTTTTAGCGATGTACGCCGTGCAAGTTTACTTTCCTAAGTTGGATAAGTACTTAGATATTTTATCGAAAATACCTTATGGAATCCAAGGTGTGATATTAGCGGTCAGTATTCTTTCGCTGTATACCGGTGGAGGAGGGATTTTATCCAACCGGATTTTGCTGCTCATTTGCGCGTATTGCATCATTATCTTGCCGTACATGTATCAAGGCATCAAGAACGCCTTGTTAACGATTGAAGTGCTGCCAATTTTGGAAGCTGCGGAAATTCTAGGAGCCAACAAAGTCTATGCTTATTTTAGAATTGTGGTTCCCAGCATGATGAAAGGATTATTCGCAACTATGTTGTTGTCCATAGGAATTTTATTCGGAGACTTTGTATTGGTCAATATTTTAGCAGGAAGCTACTACAAAACAATGGGGATCTACTTGAATGAAATCCGAGGATCATCCGGACATGCAGCCAGCGCGGTTTCAGTGATCATGTTCCTCGTGATGCTTGGGTTGTCTTTTGGCGTGAATCAATTGAATAAAGACACAAAAACCAAACGGAAATCAGCTAAACAAAAACAAGCCGTTAAAGCGGTGAAAATTGGCAGTTCAGCAGAAAAGGAGAGAGCAAAGCATGAGTTATATCGAGTTTAA
- a CDS encoding ABC transporter permease, with protein MTVKKTNLTYLLFLLPFMVLIVLFELLPLLSIVINSVSPIGTSGFTLDHFTSIFASDYYMMSIRNSLMIAVFSSLIGLVVAVLGAYAIHHATPKVKRFFINLINMTSNFQGIQLAFAFIILLGNAGVLVLIGQQMGVDFLANFDVYSSTGILLTFVYFQIPLATLLMYPSFDAIHQEYKEAAMLLNASQFSFWMRVGIPIVLPSIFGTFSVLFSNALAAYATPYALMGNNYALLPIRISAMFTGDVVQQVELGSALSVILLLLMSVMTVISTNLLKKMRKEG; from the coding sequence GTGACCGTCAAAAAAACAAATTTAACCTATCTATTGTTTTTACTGCCGTTTATGGTACTGATCGTGTTGTTTGAACTTTTGCCATTGCTGAGCATTGTGATCAACAGCGTTTCGCCCATTGGAACCAGCGGCTTTACGCTGGATCACTTTACGAGTATTTTCGCCAGCGACTATTACATGATGTCCATTCGCAACAGTTTAATGATCGCGGTCTTTTCTTCGCTGATCGGTTTAGTGGTTGCTGTTCTGGGGGCTTACGCTATCCATCATGCGACACCAAAAGTGAAACGGTTTTTTATCAACCTCATCAATATGACGTCAAATTTTCAAGGCATCCAATTGGCTTTTGCGTTTATTATATTGCTGGGAAATGCTGGAGTATTGGTATTGATCGGACAGCAAATGGGCGTTGATTTTTTAGCAAACTTCGATGTGTATTCCAGCACAGGTATTCTGCTGACGTTTGTTTATTTTCAAATTCCGTTGGCAACGTTGTTGATGTATCCGTCATTTGATGCGATCCACCAAGAATACAAAGAAGCCGCTATGCTGCTGAATGCTTCTCAATTCAGCTTTTGGATGCGTGTGGGCATTCCGATTGTTTTACCGAGCATATTTGGAACCTTTTCCGTACTCTTTTCAAATGCATTAGCCGCTTACGCTACGCCGTATGCTTTGATGGGCAATAACTACGCTCTATTGCCGATTCGAATTTCGGCTATGTTTACGGGAGACGTTGTTCAGCAAGTTGAACTGGGCAGTGCGCTGTCAGTGATCTTATTGCTTTTAATGAGCGTGATGACGGTCATCAGCACCAATTTATTGAAAAAAATGCGAAAGGAAGGCTAG
- a CDS encoding sigma-70 family RNA polymerase sigma factor, translated as MLRKLAVEKEAAFFERHSGIVFGALKKEGVLRSYPDYDDYVQQGLLKLVEAYETFPQDPEDPDHMYPFGGFAFRKIQWHIRDIRKKQKRVTQNESAWPEFMEENYPDTPTQFEADWLEMELFKDMLPLLTAKEQGYLIDAVVHQLSVTEIAQKNQVSRKTIYQWKKNIHKKLEHFLVFLKE; from the coding sequence ATGCTGAGGAAATTGGCAGTAGAAAAGGAAGCCGCATTTTTTGAACGGCATTCCGGGATCGTATTTGGTGCGTTAAAAAAAGAAGGCGTGCTTCGTTCGTATCCCGATTATGATGATTATGTGCAGCAAGGCCTGTTAAAATTAGTTGAAGCCTATGAGACGTTTCCGCAAGACCCAGAAGATCCGGACCATATGTATCCATTTGGCGGTTTTGCGTTTAGAAAAATCCAATGGCACATTCGGGATATCCGGAAAAAACAAAAACGGGTTACTCAGAACGAATCGGCTTGGCCAGAGTTTATGGAAGAGAATTATCCTGATACTCCAACACAGTTTGAAGCGGATTGGCTGGAAATGGAACTGTTCAAAGACATGCTGCCGTTGTTGACGGCCAAAGAGCAAGGGTATTTGATCGATGCGGTCGTCCATCAATTATCCGTCACGGAGATTGCCCAGAAAAACCAAGTCAGCCGCAAGACCATTTACCAATGGAAAAAGAACATTCATAAAAAACTTGAGCATTTTTTAGTCTTTTTAAAAGAATGA
- a CDS encoding histidinol-phosphatase HisJ family protein — protein MAIYDQHMHTYFSPDASEVFEEYLKQTSGPIVTTEHLDFNDPFSGKDTILDYEKYSKTIDELNAQYNNRIRKGIEIGYTKDSHQQIQDYLIGKDFDVQLLSVHQNGEYDFLQPIVKEKEVQDVMNEYFPLLLKAVENFPTANVLSHFDYGIRLFEVSVEELQEHQSILKKVLQTVIDKNMAFELNTRSMYQYGNVDLYEQMISWYLELGGNSFSLGSDAHSIAYYGFHFDDAIALLEKHGVSTVTVFEQQKPAELSSSQFKDVK, from the coding sequence ATGGCTATATACGATCAGCATATGCACACTTATTTCTCACCGGACGCGTCTGAAGTGTTTGAGGAATATTTAAAACAGACATCTGGTCCTATTGTGACGACGGAGCATTTGGACTTCAATGATCCTTTCAGCGGAAAAGACACCATACTGGATTATGAAAAATACAGCAAAACCATCGATGAACTAAATGCACAGTACAATAATCGGATTCGCAAAGGCATTGAAATAGGGTACACCAAAGATTCTCACCAGCAAATTCAAGACTACTTAATTGGAAAAGACTTTGATGTGCAGCTGTTGAGTGTGCACCAAAATGGAGAATACGATTTTCTGCAGCCTATCGTCAAAGAAAAAGAAGTTCAAGACGTGATGAACGAATACTTCCCTTTGTTGTTAAAAGCAGTGGAGAATTTTCCAACAGCTAATGTACTGAGCCACTTTGATTACGGCATTCGTTTATTTGAAGTTTCAGTAGAAGAGTTGCAAGAGCATCAATCGATATTGAAAAAAGTTTTGCAAACAGTTATCGATAAAAATATGGCTTTTGAATTGAATACGCGCAGCATGTACCAATACGGCAATGTGGATCTCTATGAACAAATGATCAGCTGGTATCTGGAATTGGGTGGAAACTCTTTTTCTCTAGGATCAGATGCTCACTCTATTGCGTATTACGGTTTTCATTTTGATGACGCCATTGCGTTATTAGAGAAACATGGCGTTTCAACTGTGACGGTTTTTGAACAGCAAAAACCTGCTGAACTGTCTTCGAGTCAGTTTAAAGACGTTAAATAA
- a CDS encoding competence protein ComK — MIVDFQKQQALKYFGKGKNVYEKIKHNQSNSLGTHPEKKCRFYEESSSYDFSAQQRLIEPLMIAEQNIQILLDISFEHHCILPDHETFYVMDISRFSASPFNTVVFQLNQAPLKTTEYSHTVMDRYFEYKGIPYDYIRLLGNSIGIKKCCPYVLGEEIFVPEKGALSSDMNTSWYGLHHVLRSEKNTKDGLTYLVCRNHHRLVLPIGKRSYQKQLNRAANLAYIQQLFINRMMHSFDLTVYSTPEKERNVVQQRLQLYATNFPDCFTFQDYFDYLNYFKTHEQLVLILGDGDPYIEEIMDSFKLPPFPFKF; from the coding sequence ATGATAGTAGATTTTCAGAAACAACAGGCATTGAAATACTTTGGAAAGGGAAAAAACGTCTATGAAAAGATAAAACACAACCAATCAAATAGCCTGGGTACACATCCTGAAAAAAAGTGTCGCTTCTATGAAGAATCGTCTTCCTATGATTTCTCTGCCCAGCAAAGACTAATCGAACCTTTAATGATCGCAGAGCAGAATATTCAAATCCTGCTCGATATTAGTTTTGAACACCATTGTATCTTGCCAGACCATGAAACCTTTTATGTAATGGATATTAGTCGCTTTTCCGCATCGCCATTCAATACAGTAGTATTCCAGCTAAACCAAGCACCACTAAAGACAACCGAGTATTCCCACACTGTTATGGATCGTTACTTTGAATACAAAGGAATTCCCTATGATTATATCCGTCTCCTTGGGAACAGCATCGGTATCAAAAAGTGTTGTCCTTATGTATTAGGCGAAGAAATCTTTGTACCTGAAAAAGGTGCCCTCTCTTCTGACATGAATACGAGTTGGTATGGATTGCACCACGTTTTACGCAGTGAGAAAAATACCAAAGACGGTTTGACTTATTTGGTGTGCCGCAACCACCATCGCTTAGTGCTGCCTATAGGAAAGCGCAGCTATCAAAAGCAGCTGAATCGAGCAGCCAATCTTGCTTACATTCAACAGCTTTTTATCAATAGAATGATGCATTCTTTTGATTTGACTGTCTATTCTACTCCTGAAAAAGAACGAAACGTGGTTCAGCAAAGACTGCAGCTTTATGCGACGAATTTCCCAGATTGCTTTACCTTTCAAGACTATTTTGATTACTTAAATTATTTTAAAACTCATGAACAGTTAGTTTTAATATTAGGCGATGGAGATCCCTATATCGAAGAAATCATGGATTCCTTTAAACTGCCGCCTTTTCCCTTCAAATTTTGA
- a CDS encoding ABC transporter ATP-binding protein, with product MSYIEFKNIQKSYDGENLVLKDLSLSVEEGHLVTLLGPSGCGKSTLLRSLAGFESLDSGTITINGKDITNLPPGKREIGMVFQQYSLFPNMTIEENIAFGLKMQKQAKASIKEKVARMIDIVDLKGKEKKYPKELSGGQKQRVALARAIVNEPKVLLLDEPLSAIDAQLRKSLQKQIRRIQKELNITTIFVTHDQDEAMILSDVVHVMNQGKVEQSGKPTDIYTHPKTHFVASFMGNYNVLAPEQFKQFSGRTNGASIAIRPEVIDSSKMPFEPDEERYALYGKIVDQSTSGNILSYYVDCSGINLRVDELYRSFNLFKVGEDVHLSFEKRNCLEV from the coding sequence ATGAGTTATATCGAGTTTAAAAATATTCAAAAATCGTATGATGGAGAAAATTTAGTCTTAAAAGACTTATCTTTATCGGTTGAAGAAGGCCATTTGGTTACCTTGCTAGGGCCTTCTGGTTGCGGAAAGTCTACGCTGCTTCGTTCATTAGCCGGTTTTGAAAGCTTGGACAGCGGCACGATCACCATCAATGGCAAAGACATCACCAATTTGCCGCCTGGTAAGCGTGAGATTGGCATGGTTTTTCAACAATATTCGCTTTTTCCCAATATGACGATCGAAGAAAATATTGCTTTTGGCTTAAAAATGCAAAAACAAGCGAAAGCGAGCATTAAAGAAAAAGTAGCGCGGATGATCGATATCGTAGATTTGAAAGGGAAAGAGAAAAAATACCCGAAAGAATTGTCTGGCGGACAAAAACAACGCGTGGCTTTGGCGCGTGCGATCGTTAATGAACCGAAAGTTTTGCTGCTGGACGAACCGTTATCGGCTATTGATGCCCAATTGCGCAAAAGTTTGCAAAAACAGATCCGCCGCATTCAAAAAGAACTGAACATTACAACGATTTTTGTCACGCATGATCAAGACGAAGCCATGATCCTATCTGATGTGGTTCATGTTATGAACCAAGGTAAAGTGGAACAGTCTGGCAAGCCGACCGATATTTATACGCACCCCAAAACCCATTTTGTCGCTTCTTTTATGGGCAACTATAATGTTTTGGCACCTGAACAGTTCAAACAGTTTTCCGGAAGAACAAATGGGGCCAGCATAGCCATTCGACCAGAAGTGATCGATTCCTCTAAAATGCCTTTTGAGCCGGATGAGGAACGCTATGCTTTATACGGGAAAATAGTGGACCAATCGACCAGCGGCAATATATTAAGTTACTATGTCGATTGTTCGGGAATAAATTTGCGGGTAGATGAATTGTATCGCTCGTTTAACTTATTTAAAGTTGGAGAAGACGTTCATTTGAGTTTTGAAAAGCGCAATTGCCTTGAAGTTTAA
- a CDS encoding alkaline phosphatase family protein, which produces MNKVILIVLDGLNARTAHTNMGFLEHLIENKQCAAYTVKAELPAQSRPLYEVIQTGVPTYLNGIVSNGTVKRSKEASVFQLAKAAGLKTGAASYHWVSELYNKAPFDPLTDRIQLDTEHAIQNGLFYFEDHYPDNHLMADGAYLIREKQTDYTLIHSMNIDDIGHKFGSQSKEYVQAAVTIDAILSNYLMDWLEKGYQVVVTADHGMNEYCTHNGVTDDERKVPLYLFSEQVAAGDYRETVVPQLQMAPLLCHLLGIGKSAAMQELTFI; this is translated from the coding sequence ATGAACAAAGTGATTTTAATCGTATTAGATGGATTAAATGCCAGAACAGCTCATACGAACATGGGTTTTCTGGAACATTTAATTGAAAACAAGCAGTGTGCCGCGTATACGGTAAAAGCAGAATTACCGGCACAATCTAGACCGCTGTATGAAGTTATTCAAACGGGAGTGCCGACATATCTGAATGGCATTGTGTCGAATGGAACGGTAAAACGTTCGAAAGAAGCCAGTGTGTTTCAATTGGCAAAAGCAGCAGGGTTGAAGACAGGAGCTGCCAGCTACCATTGGGTAAGCGAACTGTACAATAAAGCTCCGTTTGATCCACTGACTGACCGCATTCAACTGGATACGGAACACGCCATTCAAAACGGGTTGTTTTATTTTGAAGACCATTACCCGGACAATCATTTGATGGCGGATGGTGCGTATTTGATCCGCGAGAAGCAAACCGATTATACACTGATCCATTCGATGAATATTGATGATATCGGGCACAAGTTCGGTTCGCAAAGCAAAGAGTATGTCCAGGCAGCTGTCACGATAGACGCCATCTTGTCCAATTATCTGATGGATTGGCTCGAAAAAGGGTATCAAGTCGTTGTGACGGCGGATCATGGCATGAATGAATACTGTACTCACAATGGCGTAACGGATGACGAGAGAAAGGTTCCGTTGTATCTCTTTTCTGAACAAGTCGCTGCTGGCGATTACCGAGAAACGGTTGTGCCGCAATTGCAAATGGCTCCGCTGCTGTGTCACTTATTGGGCATTGGGAAAAGCGCCGCGATGCAGGAGTTGACATTTATTTAA
- a CDS encoding putative holin-like toxin → MEISAEISERRSLLSVTESLQFMIGFGSLLIFLISLVVVLITQNNDKKITVYKL, encoded by the coding sequence ATGGAAATAAGTGCTGAAATCTCAGAAAGGAGAAGCCTTTTGTCAGTGACAGAATCTTTACAATTCATGATTGGTTTTGGAAGTCTTTTAATTTTCTTAATTAGTCTAGTAGTTGTTCTGATAACGCAAAATAACGACAAAAAAATAACCGTCTATAAACTTTAG
- a CDS encoding MurR/RpiR family transcriptional regulator: protein MSLEKIINANRSKLSENDLDILGYILANKESVVHIGIHDLSLQSHTSKSTIVRLTQKLGFSGFSEFKYYLKNEKKKEILPEKNNLSLLESDIKETMSLITQTNMHPFCEAISLANRVFIYGTGWGEKKAADDFTRNFMSCNVFIIPIPSVTELNWNIDSFTKNDLVIFISFSGENLELEDNITKLKLHGVPFCSVTPLRQNYLSSQATYKLYYQFTQLKIDNDPDKEYNFFITLNIVIDSLFRFYLDNYF from the coding sequence GTGAGCTTAGAAAAAATTATCAATGCCAATCGATCCAAGCTAAGCGAAAACGATTTAGATATTTTAGGCTATATTTTAGCCAATAAAGAAAGTGTCGTTCATATAGGAATTCATGACTTATCTCTGCAATCTCACACATCAAAATCTACAATCGTCCGACTAACCCAAAAACTTGGTTTTTCTGGTTTTTCAGAATTTAAATACTATCTAAAAAATGAAAAAAAGAAAGAAATACTTCCAGAAAAAAATAATTTGTCCTTGCTTGAAAGCGATATCAAAGAAACGATGTCTTTAATCACTCAAACGAATATGCATCCTTTCTGTGAAGCAATTTCTTTGGCAAATAGAGTTTTTATTTATGGTACTGGTTGGGGAGAAAAAAAAGCTGCAGATGATTTCACACGTAATTTCATGTCTTGTAACGTTTTTATTATTCCTATTCCTTCTGTTACTGAACTAAATTGGAATATTGATTCTTTTACTAAAAATGATCTTGTTATTTTCATTTCATTTAGTGGGGAAAATTTAGAATTAGAAGACAATATTACTAAACTAAAATTACACGGTGTCCCTTTTTGTTCCGTTACTCCGTTACGCCAAAATTACTTATCCTCACAAGCCACCTATAAGCTCTATTATCAATTTACTCAGTTAAAAATTGATAATGATCCTGATAAAGAATACAATTTTTTCATCACTTTGAACATAGTAATCGATTCTTTATTTCGCTTTTATTTAGATAATTACTTTTAA
- a CDS encoding DUF2922 domain-containing protein, producing MAKTLELRFNTSLGKAKTMSVQDPILDLTSIDAQKAMDDIIALDLFENEGVNLYASVVGARYVERVVEDIFEVE from the coding sequence ATGGCAAAAACACTAGAATTAAGATTCAATACCAGTTTAGGCAAAGCAAAAACAATGAGCGTGCAGGATCCGATTTTAGATTTAACATCTATCGATGCACAAAAAGCGATGGACGACATCATTGCTTTGGATTTATTTGAAAATGAAGGCGTCAACTTATATGCATCCGTAGTCGGAGCGCGTTACGTTGAACGAGTCGTTGAAGACATTTTTGAAGTAGAGTAA